DNA sequence from the Acidobacteriota bacterium genome:
ACCGTTTCGAAATCGGAGCGGGCACGGCAGGCATCGACGCGCTGGGACGCCATGCGTACGCGGGCACGGTCCGCTGGTCTGATCGCACGCGGCCCGATTGGAACGCGGTCTATCTCTACGATCGCCTGCGGCCGACCTTCTTCATCGCCGCGTCCGATGATGTAACGGTGTGGCAGGACGCGGACTACCGCGAGACCAGCCTCGACGCGGGGTTCAGTCTTCCCTTCCGCACCGTGCGCCGCCGGCAGACCCTGTTCGGCGCCTTCCACGCGACGCGCGAGCGGGACCCGAGCGCGGAGTTCGATCGCCGGTCGCTCCGGGCGGGGTATCAGGTCACGACCGCTCGACGCTTCGGCTACTCGGTCTCACCGGAGGAAGGCATCCTTGCGGGGGTCACCGCGGAGTTGACGCGGCGGGTGCTCGGCGCCGATGCCAGCGCCGCGACCCTGTCGGCGGACATTCGCGCGTATTCCCGTGCCGGCGGCCGCCACCGCGTGCTGGCGCTGCGCGCGGCCGCGGCCGCCTCGTGGGGAGACCGCGCCGGCCGGCGGGTGCTGGGCGCCGGCGGGCCCGCCGCCCCGGGCTCCTCGCTCTCTTTCGGGCGAGATGCCGTGGGCCTCGCGCGCGGTTTCCACGCCGATGACATCACGGGATACCGTGCGGCGGTTGCCAGCATCGACTACCGAACGCCGCTCTTCATCGTCGAGCGCGGCCTCTGGCGCCTCCCGGTGTTCCTCCGCCAGATTCACGCCGCCGTGTTCCTCGATGCGGCCCACGCGTGGACCACCCGCTTCCGCGCGGCCGACCTTCGGGCCAGCACGGGCGTCGAGGCCTCGGCCGACGTCGTGCTTGGCCATTACGTTCCGCTCACGCTCGTCTCCGGCATCGCGTTCCGCCGCGACCGCTCCGGCGCGCGCGATGGTCCCGCGATCTTCGCGCGCCTGGGCTGTGCGTTCTGACGCGCGCTCACCGCTATAATGTCGGCCGAATGGCGAAGAAGCAGCGTTTCCTCACAACGCCGGTCGAACCATTCCGCGTCGAGGCCAACCTGAGCGCGGAGACGGTCCTCGCCCGCATGGAACGCATCTCGTTCCAGGGGCGCAACCTCGCCACAGCCCATCGCATCTGGCAGAAGATGCTCGAGTCGGAGGTGACCATCTTCCTGGGCATGGCCGGCGCGCTCAGCGCCGGCGGGCTCCGGCTGCTCATCGCCCACCTGATCGAGCATCGCTACGTCGACTGCCTCGTGTCCACGGGCGCGAACCTGTATCACGACCTCCACGAGACCCGCGGCCGGCGCCACTTCATCGGCTCGCCCCGCCAGGACGACGCCGCGCTGCAGGAGGCGCGCATCGACCGCGTCTACGACACGTACGCAGACGAGGACGAATTCTGCGAGAACGACGAGTGGATTGCCCGCTTCGCCGCAACCCTCGAATCGCGTCCCTACACGTCGCGCGAGTTCCTGTACAAGCTGGGAGAGCATCTCTGGCGCGAAACCGGGCAGGACGGCATTCTCACATCCGCGTACCGGGCGAAGGTCCCGATCTTCTGCCCCGCCATCGCGGACTCGTCGATCGGCATGGGGCTGTCGCAGGCCCGGCATCACACGCCCGGCGCGGGACAGATCGACATCATCGGCGACATCATCGAATCGGCGAACATCGTGATCCGCCGGCCGCACACCGCGTCGATCGTGCTCGGCGGTGGTACGCCGAAAAACTTCATC
Encoded proteins:
- a CDS encoding deoxyhypusine synthase family protein is translated as MAKKQRFLTTPVEPFRVEANLSAETVLARMERISFQGRNLATAHRIWQKMLESEVTIFLGMAGALSAGGLRLLIAHLIEHRYVDCLVSTGANLYHDLHETRGRRHFIGSPRQDDAALQEARIDRVYDTYADEDEFCENDEWIARFAATLESRPYTSREFLYKLGEHLWRETGQDGILTSAYRAKVPIFCPAIADSSIGMGLSQARHHTPGAGQIDIIGDIIESANIVIRRPHTASIVLGGGTPKNFINQASVQAEFYDDRVGGHRFALQIVTDVPHFGGASGSTLDEAKSWGKLATDAEQVTVHADATIATPLLVTALATTSAGRASARRRPEFDPAGRVLRVDGRPLPDGRYEARE